The Phalacrocorax carbo chromosome 23, bPhaCar2.1, whole genome shotgun sequence genome includes a window with the following:
- the TCP11 gene encoding LOW QUALITY PROTEIN: T-complex protein 11 homolog (The sequence of the model RefSeq protein was modified relative to this genomic sequence to represent the inferred CDS: inserted 2 bases in 1 codon; deleted 1 base in 1 codon; substituted 1 base at 1 genomic stop codon) — translation MNELQEITDGISKLTIVHKIVLKSDFELQVASFAPKRGAYILEDRAKQMLHKAFWDSLEEQLSAHPPDYTRAITTLLQEIKEALLLSLLPRHNQLRSQTEEALDMKLIRREAEHGALGIHGLATYALGTMARLCVPIRDEEVQGLQSLTDPAQLLSEIFWVLGLMKMDMLNFTIQNLHTHLQGHTVHYKWKKFQELLDKLPNSLGHTSEWLCKAAVLASSLQXCHPTRQSVIRSPGAVSGSATVPSLTSVQNRGYVNLLCWEPVEKEYPETLFMDQAALQEVXVQVNQLTITAAVTSGMCGGTLCDSPGFVARLKQVTQVLLEGLSCTRYEDALEDVSEQVLQEVSRTLSQLGYAAFTTDKCASLKGQTKSTADKGNAVWHVIEQQLHSFLSLFISPDGQNSLKDFPEGLQEELLEVGCRFGRMIRHNRQVFGPCYSGILKQVLLPNAEPDSAAGMDSF, via the exons ATGAATGAGCTACAGGAAATAACCGATGGCATTTCCAAACTGACCATTGTGCACAAAATTGTACTCAAGAGTGACTTCGAGCTGCAAGTGGCTAGCTTCGCCCCAAAAAGGGGTGCATATAT CCTGGAAGACAGAGCAAAGCAGATGTTGCACAAAGCCTTCTGGGACAGCCTGGAGGAACAGCTCTCTGCTCATCCCCCAGACTACACTCGAGCAATC ACTACACTGCTGCAAGAGATAAAAGAG GCCCTGCTGTTGTCGCTGCTGCCACGGCACAACCAACTGCGAAGCCAGACTGAAGAGGCCTTGGACATGAAGCTGATTAGACGGGAGGCTGAGCACGGGGCTTTGGGTATCCACGGTCTCGCCACGTACGCCCTTGGCACGATGGCAAGGCTGTGCGTGCCCATTCGAGATGAGGAAGTACAAGGGTTGCAAAGCCTCACAGACCCTGCTCAGCTTCTCAG CGAGATTTTCTGGGTGTTGGGCCTGATGAAAATGGATATGCTGAATTTTACCATCCAGAACCTCCATACCCACTTGCAGGGCCACACTGTCCACTACAAATGGAAGAAATTCCAGGAACTCCTGGATAAGCTGCCTA ACAGCCTGGGTCACACAAGTGAATGGCTGTGCAAAGCAGCAGTGTTGGCGTCCTCCTTGCA CTGCCACCCCACCAGGCAGTCGGTGATTCGCTCGCCGGGGGCTGTCAGCGGTAGCGCGACTGTGCCAAGTCTCACGTCCGTGCAAAATCGAGGATACGTGAATCTCCTTTGCTGGGAGCCTGTGGAGAAGGAATACCCTG AAACACTGTTTATGGATCAGGCCGCACTGCAGGAAGTATGAGTGCAAGTGAATCAGCTTACCATCACAGCTGCAGTGACCAGTGGCATGTGTGGAGGCACCTTATGTGACTCACCTGGGTTTGTAGCTAGGCTGAAACAGGTAACACAGGTCCTCTTGGAAGGGCTGTCTTGTACTAG GTATGAAGACGCTTTAGAAGATGTCAGCGAACAAGTGCTCCAGGAAGTCAGCAGGACTCTCTCACAGCTGGGTTACGCTGCTTTTACCACTGACAAATGTGCTTCCCTGAAAGGCCAGACAAAAAGCACTGCAGACAAGGGCAATGCAGTCTGGCATGTCATCG AGCAGCAGCTTCAttccttcctcagccttttCATTTCCCCTGATGGACAGAATTCTCTGAAAGATTTCCCAGAGGGTCTTCAGGAAGAGCTGCTGGAAGTCGGGTGCAGGTTTGGAAGGATGATCCGCCACAACAGGCAGGTGTTTGGACCTTGCTACTCAGGGATTCTCAAGCAGGTGCTTCTCCCAAATGCAGAACCAGACTCAGCTGCAGGGATGGATTCTTTCTGA